TTTTTACTACCAGATTCGTTTCAACCTTGGGTATATGTATCCTTACCTCAACAATGGTATCATGTGGCGCAGATACATCCATTGTTGGCACAAGTTCCACCCCAAGCAAGCGTGTCTGCTACTACCTATCTTGTCCCCCATCTTTCCAGTCGCCGTGAAATTATTCGCTTGCCTGCTTTAGAATTGCGAAATGATGAGCGTCAAGTGATAAAAGTAGATTATGCGATCGCAGACCTGTGGCAATTGCAACAGTATCAAGCAGCATTTAAGAGCGATCGCGGTTTCCTGCGAGAACTTGTCACGCTGATTGACCAACTGACCAACAATCGGGAATATGGAATTGTTGATTTTAGAGATGGGGTGATTTTACTTAAGAAAGCGGCTACTTCTGACCAACAAGCAACAAAAGCGTGGTTGGCTTTTCGCCAAAAATTAGGGAGTAGGGAGTAGGGAATAGGGAGTGGAAAATAATGCTACAACAAAAAATAAATTCTTGTAGTTTGCAGCATTAGCCAAATTTGGATTTTGGAGTCAAGATAAAAAGTTATAGATTTGTAATAAGATAGGGTGTAGGAGATGAAAATACTAGTGCTGAGTTGGGAGTTTCCGCCTCGCATAGTTGGGGGAATTTCTCGTCACGTAGCAGAGTTATACCCGGAACTAGTAACGTTAGGACATGAAATTCACTTAATTACACCAGAATTTGGGAATGCTCCTTTGTATGAGGTGGTGGAAGGAGTTCGAGTACATCGTATACCAATCGCACCCAGTCATGATTTTTTTCATTGGGTTGTGAATTTAAACGAGAGTATGGGTCATCATGGTGGTAAGCTAATACTCGAAGAAGGTTCTTTTGATCTCATCCACGCTCATGACTGGTTGGTTGGAGATGCGGCGATCGCTCTCAAACATAATTTTAAAATTCCCCTAATCGCTACGATGCACGCTACCGAGTACGGACGCTATAACGGTATTTACACGGATACACAAAGGTATATAAGTGGCAAAGAAAAACTACTCGTTTATAATGCTTGGCGAGTCATCGTTTGTACCGACTATATGCAGCGGGAAGTAGAACACGCTTTACACAGCCCTGGGAATAAAATTGACGTTATTTATAATGGTATTCGACCAGAAAAGAAAAAGCTCCAGCAAGATTTTCCCGCTCTGGATTTCCGCCGTCAATTTGCTGAAGATGGTGAGAAAATTGTCTACTATGTAGGTCGCATGACCTATGAAAAAGGTGTACCCTTGCTTCTCAGTGCTGCGCCTAAAGTACTTTGGGAAATGGGAGGATATGTTAAGTTTGTGATTATTGGTGGTGGTAATACAGACCATCTGAAAAAGCAAGCTTGGGATACAGGGATTTGGCATAAATGCTATTTCACGGGCTTTATCTCTGATGACTACTTAGATAAATTCCAAACAATTGCTGATTGTGCTGTTTTCCCAAGTCTCTACGAACCCTTTGGTATTGTTGCTCTAGAAAGCTTTGCCTCACGCGTTCCAGTTGTTGTTTCCGATACAGGCGGTTTTCCAGAAGTTGTGCAACATACCAAAACAGGGATTGTGACTTATACTAACGATCCAGATTCCTTGGCTTGGGGAATTTTAGAAGTGTTAAAGAACCCAGGCTACCGCCAATGGCTGATTGATAATGCTTATGAAGACTTGGA
This genomic interval from Scytonema hofmannii PCC 7110 contains the following:
- a CDS encoding glycosyltransferase family 4 protein, with product MKILVLSWEFPPRIVGGISRHVAELYPELVTLGHEIHLITPEFGNAPLYEVVEGVRVHRIPIAPSHDFFHWVVNLNESMGHHGGKLILEEGSFDLIHAHDWLVGDAAIALKHNFKIPLIATMHATEYGRYNGIYTDTQRYISGKEKLLVYNAWRVIVCTDYMQREVEHALHSPGNKIDVIYNGIRPEKKKLQQDFPALDFRRQFAEDGEKIVYYVGRMTYEKGVPLLLSAAPKVLWEMGGYVKFVIIGGGNTDHLKKQAWDTGIWHKCYFTGFISDDYLDKFQTIADCAVFPSLYEPFGIVALESFASRVPVVVSDTGGFPEVVQHTKTGIVTYTNDPDSLAWGILEVLKNPGYRQWLIDNAYEDLERRFCWPKLAKQTEDVYKRVLQERSQVLWL